CGAGAAGAGTGTGGTCTCTGCTGCCCGACACGATGCAGGAGCTTGCGCCTGCTTCTCCCCAAGCCGTACCATCGCCATCGAGTGAGCCGATTCCCACGTCGATACCGGCGTCGATCGAAGCGAAGGGCGTGGTGCTCCCTCGTCCTCGGCGCCATGCTCGGAGCTTGCACGTCCCCCGAGGAGCTCGTGGTGGAGGAGTTTCTCGACGCATCCCGGAATCACGAGGTCCAGAATCTCGCAGAGCTCTCGACTGTTCCATTCCCGCAGCCGCCTCGCGCCTGGCGCCTCCTGGAGGTCAGTGAAGAGCACGTCGAGGACTACGCGCTCGCCAGCTTGCGAGAAGAGCTCGATGCGATGCGGAAGGAAAGAGTGAAATGGCACGAAGAGCTGCGTCGCTTTCGCGATCGCCATAGCTTCGACGTCGCGCGTTTCGAGGCGGGGCCGGAGCACGTGGGCGACGAGGCGGAAGAGCTGTTCGAGCGGTGGAGAACGCTCGAGCGTGCGGACGACGAGCTCAAATCACGGCTCGACGAGCTCAGGCGCGCCGTCGAGCGCGAGCGCGAAGGGGCTCGCAAATCGCTCGTCACCTGGGATCCCATCGACGAGTTCGACGGGAGAGCCCTCGTGAAAGAGGTCCTCGTCGTCGCCGAGCTCGACGACGGGTCCCAGCAGCGTTTCGTAATCACGCTGAAGAAGTATCTTCTCGCTCGTCCGAATGACGCGAGTGAGCCGGAGTCTCGCTGGGTCGTGATGGGCGTCGCCGCGAGCGGCTATTGAATGTAGCCCAACGTCCGCAGCCGTTCTTTCTCGGTCTCGGTGAGCTCGATGGGATGCACCCCCAGCTCCGTCTGGACTTTCCCTCGGAGCTCGTCGTTGATACGTTCCATTTCTTCGAGGGCCCGTGTCATCGTGCTCACTCGCTCGGACATCCGAGGCGCGAGATTGTGCATCTCACCCGGGTCACGCACCAGGTCGTAGAGCTCGTATTCCCCTGGGAGTGCCCGGGGGATGCGCCGAGCGCGGTTTGGCGGATTCTTGATCAGCTTCCACTCGGCCGTGCGCACGCTGTCGGCGTCTCCATCGTAGGCGTAGACGAATCGACTCTCGTCCTCACCCTTCTCGAGCAAGCCCCCGAGCGAGTCTCCCTGCGCCACGGCGAGGCGCTCTTCGCCGAGTAATTCGAGCACCGTCGGAGTGATGTCCATGAGCTCGACGGGTGTCTCGACTCGCCGTCCGGCGAAACGGCCACGGGGGAAGCGCACGAGCAGGGGTACACGAACGAGCTCGTCGTAAACGGAGTTGCCGTGGTTCATCAGACCGTGCTCGAGAAAGCCCTCGCCGTGATCTCCCATGAGCACGATCAGCGATGAATCGTAGACTCCCAGTTTGCGGAGCGCTTCGAAGAATCCTCCCAGGGCGAAGTCCAGGTAAGCGATCTCGCCGTCGTACAGAGAAACAACTTCGTTCAATTCCTCGGGCGAGAGGTTTTTGTCTTGTTGATGCGGGTGGCTGCTGCTGAGCTCTCGGATGTCCTCCCGATAGGATTCGATGTACGCCGTATCGAAGGGCCAACTCGGCTCGTAGGGGTGATGGGCGTCGAAAAGGTGAAGGAACAGAAAGAATGGCTGAGGTTGGAGGACGGGGCGGCTCGGGTCTCGAGCGAGCCACTTCAGAGCTTGCTGGACCATGACCTCTGCCGGTCGTGAGCGGTAGGGGGAAAAATAATGATCGAAGCCTCGCGAGAACCCGTAGCCGTCCAGCACCGGCGCCACGAAGCCACCGGTGGAGTAATCCGCGCTTTTCAATCGCTCGGGGAGCGTCTCCACCGTGGCGCTCTGGGGGGTGAGATGCGCGACTTTGTGCACCGGAGGATAAAGCGAAGTGAAAACGCTCATGTGGGAGGATACCGTCCACGGCGCCTGGGCGAAGGCTTGCTCGAACACGACGCCCTCGGCCGCAAATCGCTTCAAGTTAGGAGTTGTATCTCGCTCGTAGCCATAGACGCTCATATGGTCGGCGCGGGTCGTGTCCAGGGAGATCAGAATCACGTTCGGGCGCTGCGCCGAGCAGGCGGCCGCGACAATGAGACAAGCGGCCGAGGCAATCAGGATCGGCGGTCGAAAGCGAGCGTTCATCGAGCGCGATTCTAGCCGATTGGCAACCTAGAGCGGTCCGATCCGCAACGACCGCATCCGGTTGAGTGCAGCGGCGGTTTCGAACCGTCTCGGTCTGGCAAAGT
The window above is part of the Vicinamibacteria bacterium genome. Proteins encoded here:
- a CDS encoding sulfatase, with translation MNARFRPPILIASAACLIVAAACSAQRPNVILISLDTTRADHMSVYGYERDTTPNLKRFAAEGVVFEQAFAQAPWTVSSHMSVFTSLYPPVHKVAHLTPQSATVETLPERLKSADYSTGGFVAPVLDGYGFSRGFDHYFSPYRSRPAEVMVQQALKWLARDPSRPVLQPQPFFLFLHLFDAHHPYEPSWPFDTAYIESYREDIRELSSSHPHQQDKNLSPEELNEVVSLYDGEIAYLDFALGGFFEALRKLGVYDSSLIVLMGDHGEGFLEHGLMNHGNSVYDELVRVPLLVRFPRGRFAGRRVETPVELMDITPTVLELLGEERLAVAQGDSLGGLLEKGEDESRFVYAYDGDADSVRTAEWKLIKNPPNRARRIPRALPGEYELYDLVRDPGEMHNLAPRMSERVSTMTRALEEMERINDELRGKVQTELGVHPIELTETEKERLRTLGYIQ